The following proteins are encoded in a genomic region of [Eubacterium] hominis:
- a CDS encoding nuclear transport factor 2 family protein, translating to MMDRKTMIQSYFESWLIQDRTIWPEIFSNDITYYECYGPYYRGLEQILKWFDEWMRFGKVIVWDIHDYMECGNKSIVTWYFQTLYDGDEDAFEGVSLITFDEFGRICEVREYQSTLPHVEITMK from the coding sequence ATGATGGATAGGAAAACAATGATACAATCGTACTTTGAAAGCTGGCTGATACAAGATCGTACGATCTGGCCGGAAATATTTTCAAATGATATTACATATTATGAATGTTATGGACCGTATTATCGAGGATTGGAGCAAATACTCAAATGGTTTGATGAATGGATGCGTTTTGGGAAAGTGATCGTATGGGATATTCATGATTATATGGAATGCGGCAATAAAAGTATTGTGACATGGTATTTTCAAACATTATATGATGGAGATGAAGATGCTTTTGAGGGTGTATCTTTGATCACTTTTGATGAATTTGGCCGGATATGTGAAGTGAGAGAATATCAATCCACACTGCCACATGTAGAAATTACCATGAAATAG
- the ffh gene encoding signal recognition particle protein — MAFESLSDRLQKTFKNITGKGKLTEKNMNDMLREVRMSLLEADVNYGVVKDFIARVKEKAMGTEVMTSLNPGQMVVKIVHDEIVDLLGTQDAPLNYKAMGLTTIMMVGLQGTGKTTASAKIANVIKKKQSRNPLLVACDVIRPAAIEQLKTLGETIGVEVFSLGVETKALETAQKAMAYAQEKGYDTVIFDTAGRLHIDEELMQELQDIKAYVHPDDILLTVDAMTGQDIVNVANSFHEQLDVTGLVLTKLDGDSRGGGILSVRAITNVPVKFVGLGEKIEDLDVFHPDRMADRILGMGDILSLVEQAQEKMDMEASAKSANRMMNGQFTLTDMLVQYEQIEKMGSLGGMMKLIPGFSQMAGQIDEDKADSKLKKSKAIILSMTPEERENPSILRASRKNRIAKGSGTSVADVNRCINEFEKMKTVMKQMSSMAKGGKMPGMGGMGALGGMKQMRAMNKAMKKNKKRR, encoded by the coding sequence ATGGCATTTGAATCATTAAGTGATCGTTTACAGAAAACGTTTAAAAATATAACAGGAAAAGGTAAGTTAACAGAAAAAAATATGAATGACATGCTACGTGAAGTACGTATGTCTTTATTGGAAGCGGATGTCAACTATGGTGTCGTTAAAGATTTTATTGCCCGTGTAAAAGAAAAAGCAATGGGCACGGAAGTTATGACATCATTAAATCCTGGACAGATGGTCGTAAAAATCGTTCATGATGAAATCGTTGATTTACTTGGAACGCAGGATGCGCCATTAAATTATAAGGCAATGGGTCTAACAACCATCATGATGGTTGGTTTACAGGGTACTGGTAAAACCACAGCCAGTGCAAAAATTGCGAATGTAATCAAAAAGAAACAAAGCCGTAATCCATTATTGGTTGCATGTGATGTAATTCGTCCAGCTGCAATCGAACAGTTAAAAACACTAGGAGAAACCATCGGTGTTGAGGTTTTCTCTTTAGGTGTAGAAACAAAAGCATTGGAAACTGCTCAGAAAGCAATGGCGTATGCACAGGAAAAAGGCTATGATACGGTGATTTTTGATACCGCCGGCCGTTTGCATATCGATGAAGAACTAATGCAGGAATTACAGGATATCAAAGCATATGTACATCCAGATGATATCTTATTGACAGTGGATGCAATGACTGGTCAGGATATCGTCAATGTGGCAAACAGTTTCCATGAACAATTGGATGTAACAGGTCTTGTTTTAACAAAGCTTGATGGTGATTCTCGTGGCGGTGGAATTTTATCTGTACGTGCAATTACCAATGTACCTGTTAAATTCGTTGGTTTAGGTGAAAAAATTGAAGATTTGGATGTATTCCATCCAGATCGTATGGCAGATCGTATTCTGGGTATGGGAGATATCTTATCACTTGTGGAACAGGCACAGGAAAAGATGGATATGGAAGCAAGTGCAAAGAGTGCAAATCGTATGATGAATGGTCAATTTACTTTGACTGATATGCTGGTACAATATGAACAAATTGAAAAAATGGGTTCATTAGGGGGCATGATGAAGCTGATTCCTGGCTTCTCACAGATGGCAGGGCAGATTGATGAAGATAAAGCAGACAGTAAATTAAAGAAAAGTAAAGCCATCATTTTGAGTATGACACCAGAGGAACGTGAAAATCCTAGTATCTTAAGAGCAAGCCGCAAAAATCGTATTGCCAAAGGTAGTGGAACAAGCGTTGCGGATGTTAATCGCTGTATCAATGAATTTGAAAAAATGAAGACTGTTATGAAGCAGATGTCCAGTATGGCAAAAGGTGGCAAAATGCCTGGTATGGGTGGCATGGGTGCTCTTGGTGGCATGAAACAAATGCGTGCTATGAATAAAGCCATGAAAAAAAATAAGAAAAGAAGATAG
- the rpsP gene encoding 30S ribosomal protein S16 → MAVKLRLKRMGSKGKPFYRIVAADSRSPRDGRIIEAIGTYNPTTNPANVTLNEELAMKWLNDGAQPTDTVRNILSKQGIMKRFHEEKNAK, encoded by the coding sequence ATGGCTGTTAAATTAAGATTAAAAAGAATGGGTTCTAAAGGAAAACCTTTCTACAGAATAGTAGCTGCTGACTCACGTTCACCTAGAGATGGACGTATTATCGAAGCAATCGGTACTTACAATCCAACAACAAACCCTGCAAACGTTACATTAAATGAAGAACTTGCAATGAAATGGTTGAACGATGGTGCTCAGCCTACAGATACAGTTCGTAACATCCTGTCAAAACAGGGTATCATGAAACGTTTCCACGAAGAAAAAAACGCTAAATAA
- a CDS encoding KH domain-containing protein gives MIDYEKVLLDLVKPMVEDKTNVSVKQMDSLDDNEILLYVYANSEDVARLIGRRGMMASSIRQMMSVASRKEDKRVTIKFESY, from the coding sequence ATGATCGATTACGAAAAAGTTTTATTGGATCTTGTAAAACCGATGGTAGAAGACAAGACGAACGTTTCCGTTAAACAGATGGATTCTTTAGACGACAACGAAATTTTACTGTATGTATACGCAAACAGTGAAGATGTTGCACGTTTAATTGGACGTCGTGGTATGATGGCAAGCAGTATTCGTCAAATGATGTCTGTGGCATCACGTAAAGAAGATAAACGTGTAACCATCAAGTTTGAATCTTATTAG
- the rimM gene encoding ribosome maturation factor RimM: MKQIKIGVLVNTHGLKGEVKVKPMTDFPDIRFQKGNTINIQYQDKLIPVAIKHVREQKDLLLLTFEEYDDINQVEPFKGSVLSIDESQLHELEEDEAYYFELQDCEVYDETDHLIGTVCEVIETGANAVLRVRGEREYLIPYVKAFVTDFDAQTKRITVKMVEGL; encoded by the coding sequence ATGAAACAGATAAAAATCGGTGTTTTAGTGAATACACATGGATTAAAAGGGGAAGTAAAAGTAAAACCAATGACAGACTTTCCTGATATCCGTTTTCAGAAGGGCAATACAATCAATATCCAATATCAGGATAAATTGATTCCGGTTGCAATTAAACATGTTAGAGAACAGAAGGATTTGCTGCTATTGACATTTGAAGAATATGATGACATCAATCAGGTGGAACCTTTTAAGGGCAGCGTATTAAGTATAGATGAATCACAGTTACATGAACTGGAAGAAGATGAAGCTTATTATTTTGAACTTCAGGATTGTGAAGTATATGATGAAACAGATCATTTGATCGGTACCGTTTGTGAAGTAATTGAAACAGGTGCGAATGCAGTTCTTCGTGTAAGGGGAGAAAGAGAATATCTGATTCCTTATGTGAAAGCATTTGTTACAGACTTTGACGCGCAAACAAAACGTATCACAGTAAAGATGGTGGAGGGTTTATGA
- the trmD gene encoding tRNA (guanosine(37)-N1)-methyltransferase TrmD, producing the protein MKITILTLFPEFFDSFQATSIIKRALDRQLVEFETVDFRQYTLDKHNHVDDTPCGGGQGMLLSCQPIVDCIKAVKTEGSLVVMMSPQGKTFTQKVAHEFANVNHLILLCGHYEGFDERIRDYVDMEISLGDFVLTGGEGAAMVISDAVIRLLNGVILEESHADDSFENGLLEYPQYTRPVEYDGKRVPDVLLSGHHANIRKWRLKQSLIRTMEKRPDLLENRVFTKEEEKLMQEIKAERALEKEK; encoded by the coding sequence ATGAAAATAACCATATTGACCCTGTTTCCAGAATTTTTTGACAGCTTTCAAGCAACATCAATTATCAAACGGGCATTAGATCGTCAGCTCGTTGAATTTGAAACCGTTGATTTTCGCCAATATACCTTAGATAAACATAATCACGTGGATGATACACCATGTGGTGGTGGGCAGGGTATGCTGCTATCTTGTCAACCAATCGTGGATTGTATCAAAGCCGTAAAAACAGAAGGCTCTTTGGTTGTTATGATGTCACCACAGGGAAAAACGTTCACGCAGAAAGTGGCACATGAATTCGCAAATGTAAACCATTTGATTTTATTGTGTGGACACTATGAAGGTTTTGATGAACGTATTCGAGATTATGTCGATATGGAAATCAGCTTGGGCGATTTTGTATTGACAGGTGGAGAAGGGGCAGCTATGGTAATATCCGATGCAGTAATCCGTCTGTTGAATGGTGTGATTCTGGAAGAAAGCCATGCAGATGATTCTTTTGAAAATGGATTGTTAGAGTATCCTCAATATACAAGACCTGTAGAATACGATGGAAAGCGTGTGCCAGATGTATTGTTAAGTGGACATCATGCCAATATACGTAAATGGCGGTTAAAACAATCATTGATCAGAACGATGGAAAAACGCCCGGATTTATTAGAAAATCGTGTATTTACAAAAGAAGAAGAGAAATTAATGCAGGAAATCAAGGCAGAACGTGCCTTAGAGAAAGAAAAGTAA
- the rplS gene encoding 50S ribosomal protein L19, whose translation MNMQLVNEVTKSQLKKDVPFFKPGSTVRVHVKIKEGDKSRIQIFEGLVISKQGGGIAENFTVRKISNQIGVERTFPIHSPIVEKIEVVRNGKVRRNKLFYLRGRSGKASRIKEIR comes from the coding sequence ATGAACATGCAATTAGTTAACGAAGTAACAAAATCACAATTGAAGAAAGATGTACCTTTCTTTAAGCCAGGTAGCACTGTACGTGTACACGTTAAGATCAAGGAAGGTGACAAGTCACGTATCCAGATCTTCGAAGGATTGGTAATCTCTAAACAGGGTGGAGGAATCGCTGAAAACTTCACAGTTCGTAAGATTTCTAACCAGATTGGTGTAGAAAGAACTTTCCCTATCCATTCTCCAATTGTTGAGAAAATTGAAGTTGTACGTAACGGTAAAGTTAGAAGAAATAAATTATTCTACTTACGTGGACGTTCAGGAAAAGCTTCTCGTATCAAAGAAATTCGTTAG
- the lepB gene encoding signal peptidase I, whose amino-acid sequence MARENNRHKGDSKETLGKVIASNLFSLLKIFLLCLVAVYGTFNYLVKPTWIYGVSMYPTLKDGAFVVSNAFVGHFMDVHRQDIVIAYDSKFAPVVIVKRVIGLPGDTIYAKNDIVYVNGKPLDEPYLESDYARTFRELQGSFTSDFGPVTLGEDEYFLMGDNRVKSEDSRVRGPIKRDAIKACGTFVILKGK is encoded by the coding sequence ATGGCTCGCGAAAACAACAGACATAAAGGAGATTCCAAAGAAACCTTAGGAAAAGTGATCGCTTCAAATTTGTTTTCTTTATTGAAAATCTTTTTGTTGTGTCTTGTCGCAGTCTATGGAACATTTAATTATCTTGTGAAACCAACATGGATCTATGGGGTAAGTATGTATCCAACATTAAAAGATGGTGCTTTTGTGGTAAGCAATGCCTTTGTGGGACATTTTATGGATGTTCACCGACAGGATATTGTCATTGCCTATGATTCAAAATTTGCGCCAGTCGTGATTGTAAAACGTGTCATTGGCCTTCCAGGAGATACCATTTATGCGAAAAACGACATTGTATATGTTAATGGAAAGCCATTAGATGAGCCATATCTAGAAAGTGACTATGCCAGAACGTTTCGAGAACTGCAAGGCAGCTTTACAAGTGACTTTGGTCCGGTCACATTAGGGGAGGACGAATATTTTCTGATGGGGGATAATCGTGTGAAATCAGAAGATTCCCGTGTGCGGGGACCAATCAAACGTGACGCAATCAAGGCATGTGGTACCTTTGTCATACTGAAGGGAAAATAA
- the lepB gene encoding signal peptidase I translates to MKNRKEKKQRDRLDILLTICDYARVFVIAILISLLVFTFGVRKKVVSGNSMYPILQDKEDVLINVAASYLTSIDRFDVVVVKNENEEHDLWVKRVIGLPGETIAYKDGKLYVNHQVVEETFLDTTYMEKAMKEKSLSVFTQDMEEITLQKDEYFLAGDNRVNSLDSRTPSVGPFHRNQIIAKGVLVYSPLSKVRYISDGK, encoded by the coding sequence ATGAAAAATCGAAAAGAAAAAAAACAAAGGGATCGCTTGGATATTCTTTTGACGATTTGTGATTATGCAAGGGTTTTTGTGATTGCGATATTGATTTCCCTGCTGGTATTCACCTTTGGTGTTAGAAAAAAAGTAGTATCCGGAAACAGTATGTATCCCATACTGCAGGATAAAGAAGATGTATTGATCAATGTGGCCGCTAGCTATCTGACAAGTATTGACCGTTTTGATGTGGTAGTGGTAAAAAATGAAAATGAAGAACATGATCTATGGGTAAAACGTGTCATTGGCCTTCCAGGTGAAACCATTGCCTACAAAGATGGAAAACTGTACGTTAATCATCAGGTGGTAGAAGAAACATTTTTAGATACAACATATATGGAAAAGGCAATGAAAGAAAAATCCCTTTCTGTATTTACACAGGACATGGAGGAAATAACACTTCAAAAGGATGAATACTTTCTGGCTGGAGATAATCGTGTAAATTCATTAGACAGCCGTACACCAAGTGTTGGTCCTTTTCATAGAAATCAAATCATTGCGAAAGGTGTACTGGTGTATTCACCTTTGTCGAAAGTGAGGTATATATCAGATGGAAAATAA
- the ylqF gene encoding ribosome biogenesis GTPase YlqF yields the protein MENKESKIRIQWFPGHMTKAKREMQEKMKMVDMVIELRDARIPNASKNPMIEELCGQKPHLIILSKKDKAQDVITKKWMDALSNETTKVIALDIIKENITPKVVAASKELMKAKIDRMIKRGIRPRAIRAMVVGVPNVGKSTFINRIAKKKVAVTGDRPGVTRSLQWSKVNQDLELLDTPGVLWPKFEDETVGVLLAITGAIRDEILPLEEIAAWAMRYLIAHHPDALVKRYGVEICDNPYEMLERVARKRGFMRNQEMDEKRTIETFLREIRDDKLGAISWEVPNEM from the coding sequence ATGGAAAATAAAGAAAGTAAAATACGTATTCAATGGTTTCCCGGTCATATGACCAAAGCAAAACGGGAAATGCAGGAAAAGATGAAGATGGTAGACATGGTCATTGAATTAAGAGATGCCCGTATACCGAATGCCAGCAAAAATCCGATGATTGAAGAATTATGTGGACAAAAGCCACATCTGATCATCTTATCTAAAAAAGATAAAGCGCAGGATGTGATCACCAAAAAATGGATGGATGCATTAAGTAATGAAACTACCAAAGTCATTGCCTTAGATATCATCAAAGAAAATATCACACCCAAAGTAGTCGCAGCCAGTAAGGAGCTGATGAAAGCGAAGATTGATCGTATGATCAAGCGTGGCATACGCCCGCGTGCAATCCGTGCGATGGTGGTCGGTGTACCTAATGTTGGAAAGAGCACCTTTATCAATCGTATTGCGAAAAAGAAAGTTGCAGTGACAGGTGATCGCCCTGGGGTAACAAGATCGCTTCAATGGTCAAAGGTTAACCAGGATTTAGAATTATTAGATACTCCGGGTGTATTATGGCCAAAATTTGAAGATGAAACCGTAGGTGTACTATTGGCTATTACAGGAGCCATACGTGATGAAATTCTTCCATTGGAAGAAATTGCGGCATGGGCAATGCGTTATCTGATTGCCCATCATCCAGACGCACTTGTCAAGCGTTATGGTGTAGAAATCTGTGATAATCCATATGAGATGTTGGAACGAGTTGCCAGAAAACGGGGATTTATGCGTAATCAGGAAATGGATGAAAAACGTACCATTGAAACATTCTTAAGAGAGATTAGAGATGACAAGCTGGGCGCAATCAGCTGGGAGGTACCAAATGAAATGTGA
- a CDS encoding ribonuclease HII has product MKCENEYEIAWWNQGKKKIIGIDEAGRGPIAGPLVVAAVSFPVGFSHEEIYDSKKVSEKKRKRLFKEIITLASEYHIAIIEPPIIDELNIYRATQKTMQKLSEMFVDGDGVLTDAMPLPENKLDVISLVKGDQKSVSIAAASILAKVTRDGIMQAYDKQYPQYGFGKHKGYPTKGHIEALHTYGVIEKLYRKSYGPVAEMNQLTLDI; this is encoded by the coding sequence ATGAAATGTGAAAATGAATATGAAATCGCATGGTGGAACCAGGGAAAAAAGAAAATCATAGGAATTGATGAAGCAGGACGAGGACCAATTGCTGGTCCTCTTGTTGTAGCTGCAGTTAGTTTTCCTGTTGGTTTTTCCCATGAAGAGATTTATGATTCAAAAAAAGTAAGTGAAAAGAAGCGAAAACGTTTATTTAAAGAAATCATTACGTTGGCAAGTGAATATCATATCGCCATCATTGAGCCACCAATCATTGATGAACTGAATATTTATCGTGCAACCCAAAAGACTATGCAAAAGTTAAGTGAAATGTTTGTAGACGGGGATGGGGTGTTGACAGATGCGATGCCTCTTCCTGAAAATAAGCTGGATGTCATATCCTTGGTAAAAGGTGATCAAAAAAGTGTTAGCATTGCGGCAGCCAGTATTTTAGCCAAAGTCACGCGTGATGGCATCATGCAGGCATATGATAAACAATATCCCCAATATGGTTTTGGCAAACATAAAGGATATCCAACAAAAGGTCATATAGAAGCTTTGCATACTTATGGTGTGATAGAAAAACTATACCGGAAAAGCTATGGACCTGTCGCAGAAATGAATCAATTGACACTGGATATTTAG
- a CDS encoding NfeD family protein has protein sequence MTFIWIAISVGAVVLELITPTALVSIWFAVGGIIAVILAALNMPLWLQIAAFVIVSFVSMLVVRPVASRYLRGNTVATNADRCIGEIGIVTRKISEDAWGEVKVNGALWSAVSVEHDTIEEHEEVKVVAIEGAKLLVRKVV, from the coding sequence ATAACTTTCATTTGGATTGCCATTAGTGTTGGTGCTGTGGTACTAGAGCTGATCACACCAACGGCCTTAGTCAGTATATGGTTTGCTGTAGGTGGCATCATTGCAGTTATCTTGGCTGCATTAAACATGCCATTATGGCTTCAGATTGCAGCATTCGTCATTGTATCTTTTGTCAGCATGCTGGTGGTAAGACCAGTCGCTTCCCGTTATCTTCGTGGAAATACCGTTGCGACAAACGCTGATCGCTGTATTGGCGAAATTGGAATCGTGACAAGAAAAATCAGTGAAGATGCATGGGGAGAAGTGAAGGTAAATGGTGCATTATGGAGTGCTGTTTCCGTAGAACATGATACAATCGAAGAACATGAAGAAGTAAAAGTAGTCGCTATTGAAGGTGCTAAACTGCTTGTTAGAAAAGTGGTTTAA
- a CDS encoding SPFH/Band 7/PHB domain protein, translated as MSLFWIIVLVILALIVIGLFAYLVRIVPQAKAYVIERLGAYHTTWNTGVHFLVPFIDRVSNKVTLKEVVKDFAPQPVITKDNVTMQIDTVVYFAITDPKLYTYGVVGPITAIENLTATTLRNIIGELELDETLTSRDIINTKMRAILDEATDPWGIKVNRVEVKNIIPPRDIQEAMEKQMRAERERRESILRAEGDKRSAVLTAEGEKEAMVLRATAKKEAMIAEAEGQAQAMERIYQAQARGIEMIKNANPTKEYLSLKSLETYEKMADGKATKIIVPSELQNMASVLTSAREILIDDAEKEVETLIKGKK; from the coding sequence ATGAGTTTATTTTGGATTATTGTATTAGTAATTTTAGCATTGATTGTCATTGGATTATTTGCATATCTTGTACGTATCGTGCCACAGGCAAAAGCGTACGTTATTGAACGTTTGGGTGCTTATCATACAACTTGGAATACCGGGGTGCATTTTTTAGTACCATTTATTGATCGTGTATCTAATAAAGTGACCTTAAAAGAAGTTGTAAAAGATTTCGCGCCACAGCCAGTTATCACAAAAGATAATGTTACGATGCAAATCGATACCGTTGTTTATTTTGCGATTACCGATCCTAAACTTTATACGTATGGTGTCGTAGGACCAATCACAGCAATTGAAAATCTTACAGCAACAACTTTGCGTAATATCATTGGTGAACTGGAATTGGATGAAACATTGACATCTCGTGATATCATCAATACAAAGATGCGTGCGATTTTGGATGAGGCAACAGATCCTTGGGGCATCAAGGTAAATCGTGTAGAAGTAAAAAACATCATTCCACCACGTGATATTCAAGAAGCCATGGAAAAACAGATGCGTGCAGAACGTGAACGTCGTGAATCTATCCTTCGTGCGGAAGGGGATAAACGTAGTGCTGTTTTAACTGCTGAAGGTGAAAAAGAAGCTATGGTACTGCGTGCAACTGCAAAGAAAGAAGCAATGATTGCGGAAGCTGAAGGTCAGGCACAGGCAATGGAAAGAATCTATCAGGCACAGGCTCGTGGTATTGAAATGATTAAAAATGCCAACCCTACAAAAGAATATTTAAGCTTAAAGAGTCTGGAAACTTATGAAAAGATGGCAGATGGCAAAGCTACAAAGATCATTGTGCCAAGTGAACTTCAAAACATGGCCAGTGTATTAACCAGTGCTAGAGAAATCTTGATTGATGATGCTGAAAAAGAAGTAGAAACATTGATCAAAGGTAAAAAATAA
- the dprA gene encoding DNA-protecting protein DprA gives MREKLLYYAVKYDGDYQKIKKAIEKDEPWEKITYDGCYLTIVDAMYPKKLKRLQYAPWVLFYEGDLSLMERNACGIVGSRNVSAYGAQMCRIITNILKEKYTIVSGLAKGVDALSHRYALDTHTIAVIGCGLDVIYPKENAWLYDKIRKQHLLLSEYPKGSKPFAYHFPWRNRILVGLSDQLVVVEARKRSGTMISVNEALAIDIPVYCVPHDFLKKEGEGCNLLISQGANILVDEEDIRNI, from the coding sequence ATGAGAGAAAAGCTTTTGTATTATGCGGTAAAGTATGATGGTGATTATCAAAAGATCAAAAAAGCCATAGAGAAGGATGAACCATGGGAGAAGATTACCTATGATGGTTGTTACCTGACCATAGTGGATGCGATGTATCCAAAGAAACTCAAACGGCTGCAATATGCGCCATGGGTATTGTTTTATGAAGGGGATCTTTCTTTGATGGAGCGTAATGCGTGTGGGATTGTAGGCAGTCGAAATGTATCTGCATATGGAGCACAAATGTGTCGTATCATCACAAATATTTTGAAAGAAAAATATACCATTGTATCCGGTCTTGCCAAAGGGGTAGATGCTTTATCTCATCGATATGCATTAGATACCCATACCATCGCCGTCATCGGCTGTGGCTTAGATGTAATATATCCCAAAGAAAATGCATGGCTGTATGATAAAATACGCAAACAGCATTTACTATTGAGTGAGTATCCCAAAGGCAGTAAGCCTTTTGCTTATCATTTTCCATGGCGAAATCGTATCCTGGTTGGTTTAAGTGATCAATTGGTTGTGGTAGAAGCCCGTAAACGAAGTGGAACCATGATCAGTGTAAATGAAGCGCTCGCAATTGATATACCAGTATATTGTGTGCCACATGACTTTTTGAAAAAGGAAGGAGAGGGGTGCAATCTACTCATATCCCAAGGGGCGAATATCCTAGTGGATGAAGAAGATATTCGCAACATTTGA